One Clostridium sp. CM027 genomic window carries:
- a CDS encoding ATP-binding cassette domain-containing protein, with protein sequence MLLSLNNLSKEYTIEKKKSFNALSSVNLNFEKGELVSILGPSGCGKSTLLNIIAGLDRPTSGDLIIEGKSTKKYKKKNWDLYRKNNIGFIFQSFNLIEHLSALENVEIVMNLIGLSKKDRIKRAESLLKQVGLEKHMDHKPGELSGGQKQRVAIARALANDPDIILADEPTGALDKKTGIQIMQLIKDVARDKLIIMVTHNRELAYEYSTRVVAILDGKIQKDEKINESEKNSLKSELKKKDGSMSFGNAIKLSLRNIKEKMGRIVVTTIAGSIGIAGILLVIGLSNGATNYIDIQTNSFASANIIQASMKFKDAAIEKTDYPKNINVYDSIKKNPDVLNVREDLNVKDITSFEANNKELKDIPFNSLAGENYLTNIEHALKGSVPKDNKNELLVNKDMAKNVIEMYGMNPDKDDYTKAIGKKLKVIIQEKTTNPITGDEILGKKYTQDFKVVGVVDEIALSSASAYYSYDAVNTWLKNDGYFIGKENRIVNAEVVIKDVHNNEAVLNYINAKENGGIGGNKMTETKGFSATSQIVMVKTAIKTLINLAEAVMIVFISLALVVSTILIGIVIFSSVLERKKEIGILKAVGARNKDIARIFQAESALIGLFAGVTGVLVAFIIQPIANRIINNVLNINADNIVNIPLTGIPFTDIKIPFVTIAGLIVISILVAVLAGHFPSKRATKIQVIDALRDE encoded by the coding sequence ATGCTTTTATCATTAAACAATCTTTCAAAGGAATATACTATTGAAAAAAAGAAGAGTTTCAACGCTCTTAGCTCTGTAAATCTTAATTTTGAAAAAGGGGAATTGGTTTCAATTCTCGGACCGTCAGGCTGTGGAAAATCCACACTTTTAAATATAATCGCTGGCCTCGATAGGCCAACTTCAGGTGATTTAATTATTGAGGGAAAATCAACTAAAAAATACAAAAAAAAGAATTGGGATTTATATCGTAAAAACAATATAGGCTTTATTTTTCAATCCTTTAATTTAATTGAACATTTATCAGCACTTGAAAATGTTGAAATTGTTATGAATTTAATCGGTCTATCAAAAAAGGATCGTATAAAGCGTGCAGAAAGCTTACTTAAACAGGTAGGCCTGGAAAAACATATGGATCATAAGCCAGGTGAATTATCTGGAGGCCAAAAACAACGTGTAGCTATAGCAAGAGCCCTTGCAAATGATCCAGACATAATACTAGCAGATGAGCCAACAGGAGCCCTTGATAAAAAAACAGGGATTCAAATTATGCAGCTTATTAAAGATGTTGCTCGTGATAAGTTAATTATTATGGTTACTCACAACCGAGAACTGGCATATGAATACTCTACCCGCGTTGTAGCTATTCTAGATGGTAAAATTCAAAAAGACGAGAAAATTAATGAATCTGAAAAAAATAGTTTAAAATCAGAGCTAAAAAAGAAAGATGGTAGCATGTCTTTTGGAAATGCCATAAAACTATCCCTTAGAAATATTAAAGAGAAAATGGGACGAATAGTCGTAACCACTATTGCTGGTTCAATTGGAATAGCAGGTATTTTATTAGTTATCGGGCTTAGCAATGGGGCAACTAATTACATAGATATTCAAACAAATTCTTTTGCTAGTGCTAACATAATACAAGCATCTATGAAGTTTAAAGATGCGGCGATTGAAAAAACTGATTACCCAAAGAATATAAATGTCTATGACAGCATTAAGAAAAATCCCGACGTATTAAATGTTAGAGAAGACCTAAATGTTAAAGATATTACTTCTTTTGAAGCAAATAATAAAGAATTAAAGGATATTCCCTTTAACTCCTTAGCTGGTGAAAATTATCTTACAAACATTGAGCATGCACTAAAAGGTAGTGTACCAAAGGACAATAAGAATGAATTATTAGTAAATAAGGATATGGCTAAAAATGTAATTGAAATGTATGGCATGAACCCAGATAAAGATGATTATACAAAAGCCATTGGTAAGAAACTCAAGGTAATAATTCAGGAGAAAACCACAAATCCAATCACAGGAGATGAAATTCTAGGTAAAAAATATACACAGGATTTTAAAGTTGTCGGTGTTGTGGATGAAATAGCCTTAAGCTCAGCCTCTGCATATTATTCTTATGATGCAGTTAATACATGGCTAAAAAATGATGGCTATTTTATAGGAAAAGAAAACCGCATAGTAAATGCAGAAGTGGTTATAAAAGACGTTCATAACAATGAAGCTGTATTAAATTACATTAATGCTAAGGAAAATGGCGGTATTGGCGGAAATAAAATGACGGAAACAAAAGGCTTTTCCGCAACCTCACAAATTGTTATGGTTAAAACTGCTATCAAAACTTTAATTAATTTGGCCGAGGCGGTTATGATTGTATTTATATCACTAGCACTCGTAGTTTCAACAATTTTAATAGGGATTGTAATTTTCTCAAGTGTACTTGAGCGTAAAAAGGAAATAGGTATTTTAAAAGCTGTGGGAGCAAGAAATAAAGATATTGCTCGTATTTTCCAAGCTGAGTCTGCCTTAATTGGTCTTTTTGCAGGGGTCACTGGAGTTCTAGTAGCTTTTATAATACAACCAATTGCAAATAGAATAATCAATAATGTATTAAATATTAATGCAGATAATATCGTAAATATCCCATTAACCGGTATCCCATTTACAGATATTAAAATTCCCTTTGTAACTATTGCCGGACTAATTGTTATCAGTATATTAGTCGCAGTTTTAGCGGGACACTTTCCATCTAAAAGAGCAACTAAAATTCAAGTTATCGACGCATTGCGTGATGAATAG
- a CDS encoding ATP-binding cassette domain-containing protein → MLQIKNLRKTYKIGKHQVIALDDVSFDLPNGKLVAIVGPSGCGKTTMMNLIGALDKDFEGDVIVNGKSLKEAGEKDLDTYRKNTVGFIFQQFNLLNSLTSIQNVELALDLSGISKQNKTKKACSLLEQVGLSNQMKKKVNLLSGGQRQRVAIARALANDPEIILADEPTGALDVKTGEQVMELLKEISKDKLVLMVTHAPDLAKAYADLIVKMEDGKLISIEENMASVSTAAPIIDKIETKSKMSFLSSLKISLRNAWLKKGRTLATAIGTSIGICGIALAIAITSGTTNAVDTQVKGIFPTNAITVGLKENTDKSLKNIKPLKYSDINSVMSLDKNIYAYYFQIGGKGIPVAQFYSLDQSIIKDEKLMTKLSDQSTREKLVMMMAPGVLEDVKNDIQYGSLPEAGSTNEIVISLSTAKDLEKNGGDLKDLIGKNMYVRYLKQGSNPHSEQSGIPEVPIVKAWKIAGIANTTTLIDTYYATSDWAINFYEIEFKIDKITLESPSLVLYSSNTKDLDASLQKLNDSQDKYKFELTGKTISSQVDGAMKQVRYALMGFSGISILVAALMISIVVYISVLERIKEIGILRAVGARKKDILNIFVAESFIIGVLSAGIGLLFTLGASKLINSAVYGFLKNISANAPYMEVAKLPLADAGLILLFCVVLSMISGFYPSLKASKMDPIDALRSR, encoded by the coding sequence ATGTTACAAATTAAAAATTTAAGAAAAACATATAAAATCGGTAAGCACCAGGTTATAGCATTAGATGATGTTTCTTTTGATTTACCTAATGGAAAACTCGTGGCAATTGTTGGACCTTCTGGTTGCGGAAAAACAACAATGATGAACTTAATAGGAGCTTTGGATAAGGATTTTGAAGGTGATGTTATTGTTAACGGAAAATCTTTAAAAGAGGCCGGAGAAAAAGATTTAGACACTTATAGAAAAAATACAGTGGGTTTTATTTTTCAACAGTTTAACTTGCTTAATTCACTAACATCAATCCAAAATGTGGAACTCGCTTTAGATTTATCAGGAATATCTAAGCAAAATAAAACGAAAAAAGCATGTAGCCTCTTAGAGCAAGTTGGACTATCAAATCAAATGAAGAAGAAAGTAAACCTTCTGTCAGGTGGACAGCGCCAACGTGTTGCTATTGCCCGTGCTCTTGCTAATGATCCAGAAATAATTTTAGCCGATGAACCAACTGGCGCCTTAGATGTTAAAACAGGTGAGCAAGTTATGGAATTATTAAAAGAAATTTCAAAAGATAAGCTAGTACTCATGGTTACCCATGCACCGGACCTTGCTAAGGCTTATGCAGATTTAATTGTTAAAATGGAAGATGGTAAGTTAATTTCTATTGAAGAAAATATGGCCTCGGTGTCAACCGCTGCGCCTATTATAGATAAAATAGAAACAAAATCAAAAATGTCCTTTTTATCATCCTTAAAAATATCACTTCGTAACGCATGGCTTAAAAAAGGTAGAACCCTAGCAACAGCCATTGGTACTTCTATAGGTATTTGTGGAATTGCCTTAGCTATAGCTATTACTTCAGGTACAACTAATGCAGTTGATACTCAAGTTAAAGGCATATTTCCAACAAATGCAATAACTGTAGGGTTAAAAGAAAATACTGATAAGTCTCTAAAAAATATTAAGCCTCTAAAATATAGTGATATAAACTCAGTTATGTCCTTAGATAAAAATATATATGCCTATTACTTTCAAATTGGAGGCAAAGGAATTCCTGTTGCACAATTTTATTCTTTAGATCAAAGCATAATTAAAGATGAAAAATTGATGACTAAACTGTCCGACCAATCCACTAGAGAAAAATTGGTTATGATGATGGCTCCAGGGGTGCTAGAAGATGTTAAAAATGACATTCAATATGGCAGCCTTCCAGAAGCAGGTTCCACAAATGAAATTGTTATCTCACTTTCCACCGCGAAGGATTTAGAAAAAAATGGTGGTGATCTCAAGGACTTAATTGGTAAAAATATGTACGTTCGCTATTTAAAACAAGGTTCTAATCCACATAGTGAGCAAAGTGGTATTCCTGAAGTACCCATTGTGAAAGCTTGGAAGATCGCCGGAATTGCCAATACTACAACTTTAATTGATACCTATTACGCAACGAGTGATTGGGCAATTAATTTTTATGAAATAGAGTTTAAAATAGATAAAATAACTTTGGAAAGCCCTTCCTTAGTTTTATATTCTAGTAATACTAAAGACTTAGATGCAAGCCTCCAAAAATTAAATGATTCACAAGATAAATACAAATTTGAATTAACCGGTAAAACTATATCTTCGCAAGTTGATGGAGCAATGAAACAAGTGCGTTATGCACTTATGGGATTTTCCGGAATATCAATTCTTGTAGCAGCTCTAATGATATCAATAGTTGTTTATATTTCTGTACTTGAAAGAATTAAGGAAATAGGTATTCTCCGCGCCGTGGGTGCACGAAAAAAAGATATCTTGAATATTTTCGTTGCAGAATCATTTATTATTGGCGTCTTATCAGCAGGCATAGGATTACTATTTACTTTAGGTGCATCTAAACTCATCAATTCAGCAGTTTATGGTTTCTTAAAGAATATCTCTGCAAATGCTCCTTATATGGAAGTAGCTAAATTGCCACTTGCAGATGCTGGTTTAATTTTACTATTCTGCGTAGTTTTAAGTATGATTTCAGGCTTTTATCCATCTTTAAAAGCTTCAAAAATGGATCCGATAGACGCATTACGTAGTAGATAA